The Natronocella acetinitrilica DNA segment GAGCCGTGGGTCCGCTCCCCATCGCTTCAACCACCTGTATAGGGAATGCGAGTCTTCGCCGGCAACCCGGGTACGTTGGCCCCACCACATCGAAATACTCCGGCTTGGACCTCTCGGGTCCAGGAGGCTGATGTACTGCAAAGCACACCGATCCACGGCCAGCGCCCAGTAGCTGAGAAACTCCTGCCTAAAGTCGTCTGTGTTGCACCCGAGGAGGTTTTCTTCCACCAGCCGGCAAGCGTCGCCGAGAATCTGCAATGTAGCGCTTACGGGATTGTCGCTCGATACCGCCGCATCTTGTGACAGGGTGCAAAGGAAAACTCCTTTCTCGAGGTGCGGCCATGTGAGAATCGGCGGTGCATCAGCCACAGCGACCCTAACAGGGGTATAGGGAAATCGATCGTCAGCGAGGAGGTGCAATTCGTGTCTTATGCCATCATGAAACTCTACTCGGACTCGCCAGCCGAGGCTAAACCTGCGCCCGTAGCGGCGGCTCAGGTCTCCGTCACCAAGCCGGTCCACACCGGGGCAACTCGTAAAGTGGTCATCCAAGGCGGCAATGGCGGCCGCGCGCCGCCAACATCCCGCATTGAACGTCCTATCAGGCATAGCGACCGCCTCCGCGCTTATCCACTGGCTCTTCAGTCGCTGCCCGATCGCCGTCCCGGATTAGTATTCCAGAGGGGACAGCAGCATCGGCGTGGTCACCTTTGCTCGCCTGTGCCTCATGGTCCGCATCCCGTTCCGAGAAGAACGTAGTGGCGAAAACCTTGTCCCAAGCCTTGAGAGCCTGCTTGCGGGTGCATTCTGGGTCGAACAACACCGCCAGTTGCTCGATCGCCCAATCCAGCTTTTCCAGCAAATACTGAGCCTGCGCGTCATCGGGGCCTTTAGTCAGCCATTCACCATTGATGGTCGGATGCGCGATCTCCAGACTCTGGCTGAGTCGGTCACGAGTGGCGACCATGGTGTCGTACAGCGCCCGGTCCTCACGGTCGGCGTCGGCTCGGTATTTTTCGACGACAAGCTTCGTAATCATGAACCCGGTCGCAATGCGCGACCGCCAGCTCTCCCGCCTCCGGGCAAAGGCCTTTAACAGACGCAAGAGACGGCGCAGCTGGCCACCGTTATCCGTTTCAGGGCTCTGTACCTTGTTGGCGTCCAGTAGCCAGTCTGTTACCGCCAGCGCGTCCGAATGCTTCCATTCGCTGCTGGCCAGTTCGTACCAGGTCTCCTCCTCACCCAGCGCGTTTGTGTCAGTCACCCGGCGATAGACCGGAACGTCGACATGATAGCCGGCGTCATAATAGACCCGAACACAGTTCTTAAGCTTCTCGGGTGACCGCTTAAAAGCCTGATTATTCAGAGCCTTGCGAACCATCTCCTTGGCGTCACCGGGAGTCCGGTCGCCGCCCTTGGGACCTTTGAGCTTGCCCTTGTCGAAGTAGACCCCATCATCAATGTCGTAGTCGCGGTCAGACTGTTGAACCATCGTCCGCATGGCGTAGGAGCCTTGGGAATGGCAGCCAATTGGAGTTGGCTCGCCGTCCCGCTTGAGGCCACTTTTCAGCCGATTTCGGTTGGTGTCGCGCCGCTGCCGCATCTCCGTGCGCTCACCGTAAGGCAGCGTCACGTCCTGGTTATGGAAGGCCAGCATATCCTCGTGACAGTTGTGCATAATTTCACCTCGTTCGCTCTTCAGGATGTCGTAAAGCAACGTAGCCGCAGCACCGGAGACTGCGAGCTTAAGTAACAGGGGGATCACCGCACTCCCTCCGAAACAGTTGGCAGGTCCATGAGGAGAGAGTTGAAAAGCTGCCCCGCCGGATCGCCGGGATCTCGGCACTTGCTCATGGTCTCGGAGACATCCGTGTGGGCTTGGTTTACCAGCGCCTCCAACCCCTCCTTGCTCGTCTCGTCGAGGTCCAGGTACTTCATGACTGAGGCCGGGACCTTGCCAGTGGGGAATCGTACGATCTGGCAATCGCGATCGATGTGGCCGGCGATCATCCGCGCCATGTTGTCGAACGCGTGTTCTTGGGCACTTACGGCGAGCGACACGACCCCCGCTCCGAACTTCCACTCCCGGAAGCCGCGATCGAGGTCGCCGGCACCCACTGACTCCCCCTCTGGCCGGGGGCACGTGCCCAGACAATAGATCTCGATGCGGTCGCCGGGACCAGTCATCGATAGGGCATCGATGAGTCCGATCAGGACCGGGTTATTGGCCCATAGCCCACCGTCCACGAAGACGTGATGGCCGTCGTTGTCCGGAGTCGCCAAGCGCGCCATAGAGCGGTACACCGGGGCCGCGGTCGCCGCGAGACACACGTCGGCCAGTCGGTAGCCATCGTCGCGATGCAGTGTGTCAGGCAGGTGCGGAGTCTTGAACACCCAGGCGCGGTTGCGCGACATATCCACCGCTGGGATGCACAGCCCAATGCGCCGGTCATTCCACACTTCGCCTACGGTTGTCTGCCCGAGTTCCTGTTCAAGGGCGTTTGTGAGCGCCTCAGCGCCTTGCCTTAAGTACGCGGGCCGCCGAAAGATTTGGCGGAGCAGTTCGGTCCCAAGACCGTTCGGCACCTTGCGTGGAAAAATCGCTGCACCGTGATCTCGGTACACACCGGCGACCCGTGCCAGAGGGATACCAGCGGCAAGGGCACTGGCGATAATCGCTCCGGTACTGGTGCCGGCGATTAGGTCGAATCCGTTGCCGATATCCAGTGCGGCTTCGCCTCGCGTGACCCTATAGCGTCGTGCCAGGGCGTCAAGATAGGTGGCGGTGTACAGACCCCGCATCCCACCGCCATCGATGCTCAGCACCCGGAAAACCTGTTGTGCGTTCTCAGTCGTCATACGCTGCTCGTGCCCTGCTCGTGTAGTCCGTTGATGGACAGCAATTGCTCTACTTACTTAACCTAGGCGGTAAACTAGGGGCGGCTCGGACACGACAGCGAAAAAAGTTTGTCTGGAGTGGTGCTCGCCGACCGCCTATAAGGACAAGAGGAGTGGGGCCGGTGGCGGGAACCTCGCATAGGACATATCGGGACCAAGCGGGATTCATGGCCGCATTGGAGGAGCTGACGGATGCAGATCTGTTGCGACTCAGGAAGAAGGCTGCCCTATATGCCCCTGGAACAGGTCTGGGAGGCGACGACCTCTTGCAGGAGGCGATACTTCGCACACTTGAGGCCGAGGGACGCAATTGCCCCGAGGACGTCCCAGTGGCCGTCTACTTGGGTAATGCCATGCGGAGCATCGCCGATGGAGAGAGAGACAAGTATGCCCGTCAGTCATCGATCCCCGTCGACGATTACGACAACCTCCCAGACGGAGCCGCAGATATTCACTCACTGTCCGCAGAAGAAGTGGTATCGGCGCAAGACCAACTGGGGAGGACCATATATCGCCTGGAAACCCTGTTTGCTGACGATCCGCCTGCGCTGGCCATTGTCATAGGCGACATGGAAGAGTGGTCGGCGACGGAGATCAAGGAGGCAGAGTCCATGGACGATAAAGAATACGCTACAGCGCGACGGCGAGTACGGCGCACGATCGAGCGCGAGTTCGGCGGAGGCAATCAATCATGATTGGTAACCAGGATAGAT contains these protein-coding regions:
- a CDS encoding cyclic GMP-AMP synthase DncV-like nucleotidyltransferase, with the translated sequence MIPLLLKLAVSGAAATLLYDILKSERGEIMHNCHEDMLAFHNQDVTLPYGERTEMRQRRDTNRNRLKSGLKRDGEPTPIGCHSQGSYAMRTMVQQSDRDYDIDDGVYFDKGKLKGPKGGDRTPGDAKEMVRKALNNQAFKRSPEKLKNCVRVYYDAGYHVDVPVYRRVTDTNALGEEETWYELASSEWKHSDALAVTDWLLDANKVQSPETDNGGQLRRLLRLLKAFARRRESWRSRIATGFMITKLVVEKYRADADREDRALYDTMVATRDRLSQSLEIAHPTINGEWLTKGPDDAQAQYLLEKLDWAIEQLAVLFDPECTRKQALKAWDKVFATTFFSERDADHEAQASKGDHADAAVPSGILIRDGDRAATEEPVDKRGGGRYA
- a CDS encoding CBASS cGAMP-activated phospholipase, which gives rise to MTTENAQQVFRVLSIDGGGMRGLYTATYLDALARRYRVTRGEAALDIGNGFDLIAGTSTGAIIASALAAGIPLARVAGVYRDHGAAIFPRKVPNGLGTELLRQIFRRPAYLRQGAEALTNALEQELGQTTVGEVWNDRRIGLCIPAVDMSRNRAWVFKTPHLPDTLHRDDGYRLADVCLAATAAPVYRSMARLATPDNDGHHVFVDGGLWANNPVLIGLIDALSMTGPGDRIEIYCLGTCPRPEGESVGAGDLDRGFREWKFGAGVVSLAVSAQEHAFDNMARMIAGHIDRDCQIVRFPTGKVPASVMKYLDLDETSKEGLEALVNQAHTDVSETMSKCRDPGDPAGQLFNSLLMDLPTVSEGVR